From the genome of Triticum aestivum cultivar Chinese Spring chromosome 3B, IWGSC CS RefSeq v2.1, whole genome shotgun sequence, one region includes:
- the LOC123065918 gene encoding laccase-12: MAAILVAAMVVVLSVTVAESATVEYQFDVATMNVTRLCGSKSIVTVNGQFPGPTVSAREGDLVVVRVVNKAQYNMSIHWHGVRQLRSGWADGPAYITQCPVQPGQSYVYKFTITGQRGTLWWHAHISWLRTTVYGPIVILPKLGVPYPFAAPYKEVPIMFGEWWKADTEAVISQALQTGGGPNVSDAFTINGLPGPLYNCSAKDTFKLKVKPGKTYMLRIINAALNDELFFSIAGHSLTIVDVDAVYIKPITVETLLITPGQTTNVLLTAKPSYPGATYYMMAAPYSTAASGTFDNTTVAGILEYEDPSSPSSAGFNKNLPVLRPTLPQINDTSFVSNYTAKLRSLATEEYPAEVPQEVDRQFFFTVGLGTHPCAVNGTCQGPTNDSRFAAAVNNVSFVLPTTALLQSHYTGMSNGVYSSNFPAVPKSPFNYTGTPPNNTNVSNGTRLVVLSYGDAVELVMQGTSILGAESHPFHLHGFNFFVVGQGFGNFDPVKDPAKYNLVDPVERNTVGVPAAGWVAIRFRADNPGVWFMHCHLEVHVSWGLKMAWVVQDGSLPNQKLLPPPSDLPKC; this comes from the exons ATGGCGGCCATCCTCGTCGccgcgatggtggtggtgctgtCCGTCACCGTGGCGGAGAGCGCCACGGTGGAGTACCAGTTCGAT GTGGCGACCATGAACGTGACGCGGCTGTGCGGCAGCAAGAGCATCGTGACGGTGAACGGGCAGTTCCCGGGCCCCACGGTGTCGGCGAGGGAGGgcgacctcgtcgtcgtccgggTCGTCAACAAGGCCCAGTACAACATGAGCATACACTGGCACGGCGTCCGGCAGCTGCGGAGCGGGTGGGCGGACGGGCCGGCGTACATCACTCAGTGCCCGGTGCAGCCCGGGCAGAGCTACGTGTACAAGTTCACCATCACCGGGCAGCGCGGCACGCTGTGGTGGCACGCGCACATCTCCTGGCTCCGCACCACCGTCTACGGTCCCATCGTCATCCTCCCCAAGCTCGGCGTCCCCTACCCCTTCGCCGCCCCCTACAAGGAGGTGCCCATCATGTTCG GCGAATGGTGGAAGGCGGACACGGAGGCGGTGATCAGCCAGGCACTTCAGACCGGCGGAGGCCCGAATGTCTCTGATGCCTTCACCATCAATGGCCTCCCAGGGCCGCTCTACAACTGCTCTGCCAAAG ACACGTTCAAGCTCAAGGTGAAGCCCGGGAAGACGTACATGCTCCGCATCATCAACGCCGCACTCAACGACGAGCTCTTCTTCTCCATCGCCGGCCACTCGCTCACCATCGTCGACGTCGACGCGGTCTACATCAAGCCCATCACCGTCGAGACCCTCCTCATCACCCCGGGCCAAACCACCAACGTGCTCCTCACGGCCAAGCCGTCCTACCCTGGGGCGACCTACTACATGATGGCCGCGCCCTACTCCACGGCGGCCTCCGGGACCTTCGacaacaccaccgtcgccggcaTCCTCGAGTACGAGGACCCCAGCTCCCCCTCCTCCGCGGGGTTCAACAAGAACCTCCCGGTGCTCAGGCCGACCCTGCCCCAGATCAACGACACGAGCTTCGTGTCCAACTACACCGCCAAGCTCCGGAGCCTCGCCACGGAGGAGTACCCGGCGGAGGTGCCGCAGGAGGTGGACAGGCAGTTCTTCTTCACGGTGGGGCTGGGCACCCACCCCTGCGCCGTCAACGGGACGTGCCAGGGGCCGACGAACGACAGCCGATTCGCGGCGGCCGTGAACAACGTCTCCTTCGTGCTCCCCACGACGGCGCTGCTGCAGTCGCACTACACGGGGATGTCCAACGGGGTGTACTCGTCCAACTTCCCCGCCGTTCCCAAGTCGCCGTTCAACTACACGGGCACGCCGCCGAACAACACCAACGTGTCCAACGGGACCCGGCTGGTGGTGCTGTCGTACGGCGACGCCGTGGAGCTGGTGATGCAGGGCACCAGCATCCTCGGCGCCGAGAGCCACCCGTTCCACCTGCACGGCTTCAACTTCTTCGTGGTCGGGCAGGGGTTCGGCAACTTCGACCCCGTCAAGGACCCGGCCAAGTACAACCTCGTCGACCCCGTCGAGAGGAACACCGTCGGCGTGCCCGCCGCCGGGTGGGTGGCAATCCGCTTCCGTGCCGATAATCCAG GGGTGTGGTTCATGCATTGCCACTTGGAGGTGCACGTCAGCTGGGGCCTGAAAATGGCGTGGGTGGTGCAGGACGGGAGCCTCCCCAACCAGAAGCTGCTCCCTCCGCCGTCCGATCTTCCCAAATGTTAG